The proteins below are encoded in one region of Halorhodospira halochloris:
- a CDS encoding alpha/beta hydrolase: MRFLLIIIAFAVVAYMAFAAMLYTMQERMVHLPQIPGRELVATPDKLGLEWQDLTITTEDNVDLHGWHVKSPQARGTLLFFHGNAGNISHRLDSIEIFSELGLDVVIFDYRGYGQSEGRAHEQGLRRDARAAAEWLEENRDGLAGPKTVYFGRSLGGPLAAEAAAHRQPSALILESTFTSAEDVAGDIYPFFPTRLLTRLEYPTAKYLRQTDQPVLVVHSPEDEIIPFQHSQQLLEIAGDRGQMLQIRGDHNTGFRVSGDTYISGLRDFIRSIGED, translated from the coding sequence ATGCGATTCCTATTAATCATCATAGCTTTCGCGGTGGTGGCCTATATGGCATTTGCAGCCATGCTCTACACCATGCAAGAGCGTATGGTTCATCTCCCGCAGATCCCTGGGCGGGAACTGGTGGCAACGCCCGATAAGCTTGGACTTGAGTGGCAAGATTTAACTATCACAACCGAGGACAATGTTGACCTCCACGGCTGGCATGTTAAATCCCCCCAGGCGCGAGGTACCTTGCTATTCTTTCACGGCAACGCCGGCAATATATCCCATCGCCTCGATTCGATCGAAATATTCTCCGAGCTTGGCCTAGACGTTGTAATCTTTGACTACCGTGGCTACGGCCAAAGCGAAGGCCGCGCCCACGAACAAGGGCTTCGCCGTGATGCCCGCGCAGCTGCCGAATGGCTGGAGGAAAACCGTGATGGCCTGGCTGGGCCCAAAACCGTCTACTTCGGCCGCTCATTAGGCGGCCCACTTGCTGCGGAGGCTGCCGCTCATCGCCAGCCCAGCGCCCTGATTCTAGAGTCGACCTTCACTTCAGCTGAGGACGTAGCCGGGGATATCTATCCGTTCTTCCCCACTCGCCTGCTAACCCGGCTGGAGTACCCCACGGCCAAGTACCTCAGGCAAACTGATCAGCCGGTTTTGGTAGTCCACAGCCCGGAGGATGAAATAATCCCCTTTCAACACTCCCAGCAACTGCTGGAAATAGCCGGCGATAGGGGGCAGATGCTCCAGATCAGGGGCGATCACAACACCGGCTTCAGGGTCAGCGGCGACACCTATATTAGCGGCCTGCGCGATTTTATCCGCTCCATTGGTGAGGATTAG
- a CDS encoding ABC transporter ATP-binding protein → MSNTGSNLAVTKTGADSAALKEPLLVVDRLQTHFELRQWGFLRIGSVQAVDNVSFSLDSGEAATIVGESGCGKSSLARTLLGLHRPTGGDVRFAGSSLTNLQGKTLKAYRAKVGYVQQDPYGALPPYMDIRRILEEPLIIHGISGKEERQRRIKEALKEVGLEPPHEVWRKFPHQLSGGQQQRVVIARALILRPQMIIADEPVSMLDASVRVEILELLRHVQLAHGIALLYITHDLSTVRHYAHRAMVMYAGRIIEQAPVDSLLERPLHPYTGALLAALSDPDPANARRQRRVPKGEPPSLVSPPEGCRFHPRCSQVMIGRCEYFAPKEFQPRIGHRVACWLRG, encoded by the coding sequence ATGAGTAACACAGGATCGAACTTAGCCGTTACCAAAACCGGCGCAGACTCGGCTGCCTTAAAAGAGCCGCTGCTGGTTGTGGACAGGCTTCAGACCCATTTCGAGCTTCGCCAGTGGGGATTCCTGCGCATCGGATCGGTGCAAGCAGTAGATAATGTCAGCTTCTCACTAGACTCCGGCGAGGCTGCAACAATTGTTGGTGAGAGCGGCTGTGGCAAGAGTTCGCTTGCCCGTACCCTGCTCGGCCTGCATCGCCCGACCGGCGGTGATGTGCGCTTCGCCGGCAGCTCTTTGACAAACCTGCAAGGAAAGACCCTAAAGGCCTATCGCGCCAAGGTTGGCTATGTTCAGCAAGATCCCTATGGGGCCTTGCCCCCCTACATGGACATTCGCCGCATCCTTGAGGAGCCGCTGATTATCCACGGCATAAGCGGCAAAGAAGAACGCCAACGCCGAATTAAGGAGGCGCTCAAGGAGGTTGGCCTAGAGCCTCCACACGAGGTCTGGCGCAAGTTTCCCCACCAACTAAGTGGCGGTCAGCAACAGCGCGTGGTAATAGCTCGCGCACTTATCCTGCGTCCGCAGATGATCATTGCCGACGAGCCGGTATCTATGCTGGACGCATCGGTGAGAGTAGAGATCTTAGAGCTCTTGCGCCACGTCCAGCTCGCTCACGGCATAGCACTTCTCTATATCACCCACGATCTCTCTACCGTGCGCCATTATGCTCACCGCGCAATGGTCATGTACGCTGGACGGATAATCGAACAAGCACCGGTCGACAGTCTGCTCGAGCGCCCTCTTCACCCGTATACAGGGGCACTGCTAGCCGCCCTCTCCGACCCCGACCCTGCCAATGCCCGCCGCCAACGTCGCGTTCCTAAGGGTGAGCCACCCAGTCTCGTCTCACCACCGGAGGGTTGTCGTTTTCACCCACGCTGTTCGCAGGTAATGATCGGTCGGTGCGAATACTTTGCACCCAAGGAATTTCAGCCCCGCATCGGTCATCGGGTAGCCTGCTGGCTAAGAGGTTGA
- a CDS encoding ABC transporter ATP-binding protein, translating into MSSGSLMEIEELRLRYRTEDGEVFAVDGVNLELRRNEALVVLGESGCGKSSLAKALLRTLPRNAYPPSGQVRLAGENVLALSEEQFRRQIRWTRMALVMQAAMNALNPVVRVGEQVAEPLRIHRRWSKHRAMQRAAEAFEEVGIAPDFLQRYPHELSGGMRQRAVLAMALVTEPDLIILDEPTSALDVLTQASIMNVLKRIKNERGTSFILITHDVATSSELADRVALMYAGRIVEVADAELFFTRPAHPYSQMLMASVPHLRQKEHPKSIPGRPPSLIDPPSGCRFADRCPKRFARCSADPPAANLRPRHWVNCWLHSRGDS; encoded by the coding sequence ATGTCGAGCGGCTCATTAATGGAGATAGAAGAGCTGCGTTTGCGCTACCGCACTGAAGATGGCGAGGTATTCGCCGTTGACGGCGTCAATCTAGAGCTGCGCCGCAATGAGGCCCTAGTAGTGCTGGGCGAATCTGGTTGCGGCAAGAGTTCACTTGCCAAGGCCTTGTTGCGGACTCTACCACGCAACGCCTACCCCCCTAGTGGACAAGTACGCCTTGCCGGTGAGAATGTCCTCGCCCTGAGTGAGGAGCAATTTCGCCGCCAAATCCGCTGGACGCGCATGGCCTTAGTCATGCAGGCAGCCATGAATGCGCTAAACCCCGTAGTCCGTGTCGGCGAACAAGTCGCAGAACCGCTGCGTATCCATCGGCGCTGGTCCAAACACCGCGCCATGCAGCGTGCCGCCGAAGCCTTTGAGGAGGTTGGGATAGCCCCGGACTTTCTGCAGCGCTACCCCCATGAGCTTTCTGGCGGCATGCGCCAGCGCGCCGTTCTTGCCATGGCCTTGGTTACTGAGCCGGACTTGATCATCCTCGATGAGCCAACCTCGGCGCTTGATGTCTTGACTCAGGCGTCTATTATGAATGTGCTCAAGCGCATCAAAAACGAGCGCGGCACAAGTTTCATCCTCATAACCCACGATGTCGCCACTTCCAGCGAACTCGCCGACCGCGTCGCCTTAATGTATGCCGGACGAATAGTCGAAGTTGCCGACGCAGAACTGTTCTTTACCCGCCCCGCTCACCCTTACTCCCAAATGCTAATGGCGTCGGTTCCCCATCTACGTCAAAAAGAGCACCCAAAATCCATTCCCGGTCGACCACCAAGCCTGATCGACCCGCCCTCTGGATGCCGCTTTGCTGATCGTTGTCCCAAGCGTTTTGCGCGCTGTAGTGCCGACCCGCCGGCAGCGAACCTCCGCCCCCGCCACTGGGTCAACTGTTGGTTGCATTCGCGGGGAGATAGTTAG
- a CDS encoding ABC transporter permease, producing the protein MTPWREGLRSLKRYPSAALGVLIIAALVATAIYAVVSIPYSEAQKLWRGGDMWQDLPVNAGPVWADRLFGGDAPRTIKAESADAAVAEEAYEGVRIEQQRLEFDFPYSEFPSEVNLFLESDHEQRQPFVRTAWITPEGDEIPIEARRVGASERISISQNQALENRLGHAPQIGLFTSAAPDAEQPQVRGGEYTLLVETVHFEEQAKLDAELVVYGQVHGWAGTDHQRRDLSIALLWGTPIALAFGLLAAVGTTVTTLLIAATGVWYRGWVDATIQRLTEINIILPLLPVLVMIGTLYSTSIWLMLGVVVVLGIFSAGIKMYRAMLLPIREAPYIEAARSYGASNMRIIMRYMVPRILPVLIPTFVTLIPTYVFLEASLAVLGLGDPVLPTWGKVLYDAQDQSALYHGFYYWVLSPAALLMLTGLGFAMLGFALDRVFNPRLRNL; encoded by the coding sequence ATGACCCCCTGGCGTGAAGGGCTGCGCAGTCTCAAGCGCTACCCCTCAGCTGCGCTCGGCGTTCTCATTATCGCCGCGCTGGTAGCGACCGCCATTTATGCCGTTGTCTCTATTCCTTACTCGGAGGCGCAGAAGCTATGGCGCGGCGGTGATATGTGGCAGGACTTGCCGGTTAATGCCGGACCGGTGTGGGCCGACCGACTATTCGGCGGTGATGCCCCACGCACTATCAAGGCAGAGAGCGCGGATGCGGCAGTTGCCGAAGAGGCCTACGAAGGTGTTCGCATCGAACAGCAGCGCCTGGAGTTCGACTTCCCGTATAGCGAGTTCCCCAGCGAGGTAAATCTCTTTCTCGAAAGCGACCATGAGCAGCGTCAACCCTTCGTCCGCACGGCCTGGATCACCCCCGAGGGGGATGAGATACCGATTGAGGCGCGTCGGGTTGGGGCCTCGGAGCGCATTTCTATCTCGCAGAACCAAGCGCTAGAGAACCGTCTCGGCCATGCCCCGCAAATCGGTCTGTTCACAAGTGCCGCGCCGGATGCCGAACAGCCTCAAGTACGTGGCGGTGAGTACACCTTACTCGTAGAGACCGTCCACTTTGAAGAGCAGGCCAAACTTGATGCTGAGCTAGTGGTCTACGGCCAGGTTCATGGCTGGGCAGGAACCGATCACCAGCGCCGTGACCTAAGTATAGCGCTGTTGTGGGGAACCCCCATCGCCTTGGCGTTCGGCCTTTTGGCAGCGGTAGGAACCACCGTTACCACGCTGCTCATTGCCGCTACCGGAGTCTGGTACCGCGGCTGGGTAGATGCCACGATTCAGCGCCTTACTGAGATCAATATCATCCTGCCCCTGCTGCCGGTACTAGTAATGATCGGCACACTTTACTCCACCAGTATCTGGCTGATGCTCGGGGTAGTGGTCGTCTTAGGCATATTCAGCGCCGGCATCAAAATGTACCGCGCTATGCTGTTGCCGATTCGCGAAGCCCCGTACATCGAGGCAGCGCGCTCCTACGGAGCTAGCAACATGCGCATAATAATGCGCTACATGGTGCCCCGTATCTTGCCGGTATTGATACCGACCTTCGTGACCCTAATACCGACCTACGTCTTTCTCGAGGCATCTCTTGCCGTGCTGGGCCTCGGCGACCCTGTACTGCCGACTTGGGGCAAGGTTTTGTACGATGCTCAGGACCAGAGTGCCCTCTATCACGGCTTTTATTACTGGGTGCTTAGCCCGGCAGCACTGTTGATGCTTACCGGACTCGGTTTCGCTATGCTGGGTTTTGCTCTGGATCGCGTCTTCAACCCCCGACTGAGGAATCTGTGA
- a CDS encoding ABC transporter permease: MVRDLRRLAVFSGKRLVALFFTVVIGVYLTIFIANMGGQIDELRLAQIENEVAEEVRADPAFHDLPSERREELMEERIQMEVERLRLDEPFLVRSVDYLLQALSLDLGRAEEMHSDAGSRQVAQIILERLPATVLLFGTANLLVFFVAVFAALSLSRRYGSKLDRSVIALAPSSAAPAWFYGIFLVLLFSFMVPLFPSGGMVSAPPPEGGWAYAASVIKHMALPVAAMFIAQIFISIYSWRTFFLIHSSEDYVEMARAKGLPNNLIEQRYILRPTLSPIVTSFLLMLIGLWSGAIILEQVFNWPGLGTLLFEAIGHRDTPVIIGSVVIFAYLLAITVFVLDFLYAVLDPRVRIEGGQK; the protein is encoded by the coding sequence CTGGTCAGGGATCTGCGTCGCCTCGCGGTTTTCTCTGGGAAACGGTTGGTGGCGCTATTCTTCACCGTGGTGATAGGGGTCTATCTGACCATCTTCATCGCCAATATGGGCGGTCAAATAGATGAACTGCGCCTAGCGCAGATCGAAAACGAGGTCGCTGAAGAGGTGCGGGCCGATCCAGCCTTCCACGATCTCCCCTCGGAGCGCCGCGAGGAGCTCATGGAAGAGCGAATCCAGATGGAAGTCGAGCGCCTGCGCCTCGACGAGCCTTTCCTGGTGAGAAGCGTTGACTACTTGCTGCAAGCTCTATCCCTTGACCTCGGTCGTGCCGAGGAGATGCATAGCGATGCCGGCTCGCGTCAGGTGGCACAGATAATTCTTGAACGCCTGCCGGCAACCGTACTACTGTTCGGCACCGCCAACCTGCTAGTCTTCTTCGTCGCCGTATTCGCCGCCCTAAGCCTATCACGCCGGTACGGGAGCAAACTCGATCGCAGTGTTATCGCCTTAGCGCCAAGTTCCGCAGCCCCTGCCTGGTTCTATGGCATCTTCCTAGTCCTGCTGTTCTCCTTCATGGTGCCTCTGTTCCCTTCTGGTGGCATGGTTTCAGCCCCACCTCCGGAGGGAGGCTGGGCTTATGCAGCTAGTGTAATAAAGCACATGGCCCTCCCCGTGGCAGCCATGTTCATTGCCCAGATATTTATATCCATATATTCCTGGCGAACCTTCTTCCTCATCCATTCCAGTGAGGACTACGTCGAGATGGCACGAGCTAAAGGGCTACCGAATAACCTCATCGAGCAGCGTTATATCCTGCGCCCGACCCTCTCGCCCATCGTCACCAGCTTCCTGCTCATGCTGATTGGCCTGTGGAGTGGCGCCATCATCCTCGAGCAGGTCTTCAACTGGCCCGGTCTAGGTACTCTGCTCTTCGAGGCCATAGGCCATCGTGATACCCCGGTCATCATCGGCTCAGTAGTTATATTTGCCTACTTGCTCGCTATAACCGTGTTCGTGCTCGATTTCCTTTACGCTGTTCTTGACCCCCGGGTCCGCATAGAAGGAGGGCAAAAATGA
- a CDS encoding ABC transporter substrate-binding protein, giving the protein MVTPIKGHDNLMALRNLIPLSLLTLIAAAIAFTLYMGERQAQQEQRQDLAATPGDPAERRGGLVDEIVFTVESDPGRIAAQIERGSHHLYAQGIASSTIFRQIQTSPNVEYYLSHGNTADLALNPAEFDDGSLNPFNDRAIREAMNWLIDRRYIAEEIYGGLARPRYLPIHTAFPDYALLAETARELERKYAHDPERAERIITERMQELGAERRDGQWYDGDSPVTIKVLIRTEDNRERVGDYVANRLEDLGFRIERLYRTADEATRIWIASDPAAGRWHIYTGAWVSPVIDRDAGDNLSFYYTPRGRPSALWQAYEPGAELSEIAEVLERRDFASLEERHELLERGLELAMENSARIWLIDQTSVTPHAAEIEMGADLAGGIAGSALWPFTIRFSDRVGGRLMVATPSMLTEPWNFLAGSNWIFDTMIQRGLSDAAALPDPFTGLYHPQRLEGAEVTVEEDTPIQKTLDWVTLETSEEIEVPDDAWIDWDRDSGEIIDVGTAHPDGLTARARTKLRYSEGFLDRNWHDGSQVSIADMVVPWILRFERADEESSLFDPSHLSSFEVYREHFRGWRIVDTDPLSVEIYSDQIYPDAEYLAAMRAPSFLPWHVLQLGMEAERRGELAFSSTKADQLGVEWQNLVSGPSLEILRGYLSSAAEAGRYPYPEAIDEWLREGEVEQRHQALQDWHAQRGHFWVDDGPYYLHSVRPVEGTLVLRRNKDFPDRGDKWLHFTDPRIPELDLQGPLVIEKGAGAEINLSVTYAGEPYPNQEIDSARYMLFDGDDELRLHGEAEPTAEDGRWQITIEPEKLAELGTGANSLEVTVITPNVALPSFAAHAFATVPQRADEAIDEGGDEP; this is encoded by the coding sequence ATGGTCACCCCTATCAAAGGTCACGATAACCTAATGGCGCTGCGCAACCTGATACCTCTGAGCTTACTGACTCTCATAGCTGCGGCAATCGCCTTCACCCTATACATGGGCGAGCGTCAGGCACAACAGGAACAGCGCCAAGATCTTGCCGCTACCCCAGGCGACCCCGCAGAACGACGGGGCGGCCTGGTGGATGAGATAGTCTTCACGGTAGAGTCTGACCCGGGCCGCATCGCCGCGCAGATTGAGCGCGGTTCTCACCATCTCTATGCCCAAGGCATAGCCAGTTCAACCATATTTCGCCAAATCCAAACCTCTCCGAACGTTGAATACTACCTCTCCCACGGCAACACCGCTGATTTGGCATTAAACCCGGCCGAGTTTGACGACGGCTCACTCAATCCGTTCAATGATAGAGCCATCCGCGAGGCCATGAACTGGCTTATCGATCGCCGCTACATCGCCGAGGAGATCTACGGCGGCCTGGCTCGGCCGCGCTATCTACCCATCCATACGGCGTTCCCGGACTATGCACTGCTCGCCGAAACCGCCCGCGAACTAGAGCGCAAATACGCCCATGACCCGGAGCGGGCTGAGCGCATTATCACCGAGCGTATGCAAGAGCTCGGTGCCGAGAGGCGCGACGGTCAGTGGTACGACGGCGATTCGCCGGTAACAATTAAGGTCCTGATTCGCACCGAAGACAATCGCGAAAGGGTTGGTGACTATGTCGCCAACCGCCTTGAGGACCTAGGTTTTCGCATAGAACGGCTGTATCGCACCGCTGATGAAGCGACCCGCATCTGGATCGCCTCGGACCCCGCCGCTGGGCGCTGGCACATCTATACCGGGGCGTGGGTTTCCCCGGTCATCGACCGCGATGCCGGGGATAACCTGAGCTTCTACTACACCCCACGCGGACGCCCATCAGCCCTGTGGCAAGCCTATGAGCCGGGCGCTGAGCTCAGCGAGATCGCCGAAGTGCTGGAACGGCGCGACTTCGCCAGCCTTGAGGAGCGCCATGAGCTGCTCGAGCGTGGCCTGGAGCTAGCAATGGAGAACTCAGCGCGCATCTGGCTAATCGACCAGACTAGCGTCACGCCGCATGCCGCAGAAATTGAGATGGGTGCCGATTTGGCAGGGGGCATCGCCGGTTCAGCGCTGTGGCCATTTACTATTCGCTTCAGTGATCGGGTTGGCGGCCGCTTGATGGTGGCCACCCCGAGCATGCTTACTGAGCCGTGGAACTTCCTCGCCGGCAGCAATTGGATCTTTGACACCATGATCCAACGCGGCTTGAGTGATGCGGCAGCCCTGCCCGATCCGTTTACCGGACTCTACCACCCGCAACGCCTGGAGGGCGCCGAGGTAACAGTAGAAGAGGACACGCCTATTCAGAAAACCCTCGACTGGGTGACTTTGGAGACCTCAGAAGAGATAGAGGTGCCCGATGACGCCTGGATTGACTGGGACAGAGATAGCGGCGAGATAATCGATGTCGGCACAGCGCACCCTGACGGCCTGACCGCGCGCGCCCGTACCAAACTGCGCTACTCAGAAGGCTTTCTTGACAGAAATTGGCACGATGGTTCACAGGTTTCCATTGCCGATATGGTAGTGCCTTGGATCCTGCGCTTCGAACGCGCCGACGAGGAAAGTTCGCTGTTCGATCCCAGCCATCTGTCGAGCTTTGAGGTCTATCGCGAGCACTTCCGCGGCTGGCGTATTGTCGACACCGACCCGCTAAGCGTTGAGATATACAGCGATCAAATCTATCCCGATGCCGAATACCTTGCCGCAATGCGTGCCCCAAGCTTTTTACCCTGGCACGTTTTGCAACTCGGGATGGAAGCGGAGCGTCGCGGTGAGCTGGCCTTCTCTTCAACCAAAGCCGACCAACTCGGTGTCGAGTGGCAAAACCTAGTCTCTGGCCCCAGCCTCGAGATCCTGCGCGGCTACCTCAGCTCCGCCGCCGAGGCCGGCCGCTACCCCTACCCGGAGGCGATAGACGAATGGCTGCGCGAAGGTGAGGTTGAACAGCGCCACCAGGCGCTGCAGGATTGGCACGCGCAAAGGGGACACTTCTGGGTTGATGACGGCCCTTACTACCTGCACTCAGTACGCCCCGTCGAGGGTACTTTAGTGCTGCGACGCAATAAGGATTTCCCCGACCGGGGAGATAAATGGCTGCACTTTACTGATCCGCGCATCCCAGAACTCGATCTGCAGGGGCCGCTGGTTATCGAAAAGGGTGCAGGAGCCGAAATCAATTTATCAGTCACCTACGCTGGCGAGCCTTACCCCAACCAAGAGATCGACAGCGCCCGGTATATGCTTTTTGACGGCGATGATGAGCTGCGTCTGCATGGCGAAGCCGAACCAACGGCGGAAGATGGCCGCTGGCAAATCACCATCGAACCGGAAAAACTTGCCGAGCTAGGCACCGGCGCCAACAGCCTGGAGGTAACGGTAATCACGCCTAATGTCGCCTTGCCATCCTTCGCTGCTCACGCCTTCGCGACTGTTCCGCAGCGCGCGGACGAGGCTATCGATGAGGGAGGAGATGAGCCGTGA
- a CDS encoding phosphatase PAP2 family protein, which translates to MHCEDTNSLTKFAIVAALLIFPLSAPSAEPQEASYSLHYSDSLAQESGQRSGQETRHADNQSYLRNFYRVPWHGLRELGRTDSEGLTRNALAVGAIATAFTLDEEIRDWVQDDVRGSSSDKATDYIYEVGRPAVAATAFVLGYGYSFAASDQYLRKSLHLSFQALAITSAITETTRNLAGRERPRNSPDDAYSFGVSGGDSFFSGHASGTWAVMTVLAERYDDNPFIYWGAYSVAASTALSRVHDDGHWTSDIVIGSLVGFGIGRITVDLNPFADDNAHLVPWISESGHGAMLHLEF; encoded by the coding sequence ATGCATTGCGAGGATACTAACTCATTGACCAAATTTGCCATAGTAGCTGCTCTTCTTATTTTCCCGCTCAGCGCACCCTCAGCCGAGCCACAAGAAGCAAGTTACTCACTGCACTATAGCGACAGTCTAGCCCAAGAGTCAGGCCAACGCAGCGGCCAAGAAACGCGCCATGCTGACAACCAATCATATCTAAGAAATTTTTATAGAGTACCCTGGCATGGTTTACGGGAGCTGGGGCGCACCGATAGCGAGGGCCTAACTCGCAACGCCTTAGCTGTCGGGGCAATCGCTACCGCCTTCACATTAGATGAGGAGATTCGCGATTGGGTCCAAGACGATGTAAGAGGTAGCAGCAGTGACAAGGCTACTGATTACATCTATGAAGTCGGCAGGCCTGCGGTTGCAGCTACCGCCTTTGTCCTGGGCTATGGCTATAGCTTCGCGGCTAGCGATCAATACCTACGCAAAAGCCTCCACCTTTCATTCCAGGCCCTTGCCATAACTTCGGCGATAACCGAAACGACACGCAATCTAGCCGGGCGCGAACGGCCACGCAACAGTCCTGACGATGCTTACTCTTTTGGTGTTAGCGGTGGCGATTCCTTTTTTTCCGGGCACGCCTCAGGAACTTGGGCAGTTATGACAGTGCTAGCGGAGAGATATGACGACAACCCCTTCATCTACTGGGGAGCCTACAGCGTTGCAGCTAGCACGGCCCTATCTAGAGTCCACGACGACGGCCATTGGACATCGGATATAGTAATTGGCTCACTGGTTGGGTTTGGCATCGGCCGTATTACAGTCGACTTGAACCCCTTCGCCGACGACAACGCCCACCTCGTCCCGTGGATCAGCGAAAGCGGTCACGGAGCCATGCTCCACCTAGAGTTTTAA
- the folB gene encoding dihydroneopterin aldolase, whose product MDLVFVRGLEVETVIGIFEWERRISQKVSLDLEMATDVSRAAASDSIDDALDYKALGKRIIAYVGASEFLLVETLAEGVAGIVREEFKVSWVRLSVSKPGALRGAKDVGVTIERGQRPDH is encoded by the coding sequence ATGGATTTAGTCTTCGTTCGTGGCCTAGAAGTAGAAACTGTTATCGGTATTTTTGAGTGGGAGAGACGCATATCGCAGAAGGTCTCCCTGGACTTGGAGATGGCTACGGATGTCTCACGTGCAGCGGCATCGGATTCAATTGATGATGCGCTGGATTATAAAGCATTGGGCAAGAGGATTATTGCTTACGTAGGCGCAAGCGAATTCCTGCTGGTCGAGACCCTGGCAGAGGGTGTAGCCGGTATTGTTCGAGAGGAGTTCAAGGTAAGTTGGGTGCGCTTGTCGGTGAGCAAGCCTGGGGCACTTAGGGGTGCTAAGGACGTCGGGGTTACTATTGAAAGGGGGCAGCGCCCAGATCATTAA
- the folK gene encoding 2-amino-4-hydroxy-6-hydroxymethyldihydropteridine diphosphokinase: MPDVYLSIGTNIDREQNICSAMSALREHWPSVLFSPVYESVAVGFAGEDFFNLAAVFTTEEPLYYVLDTLRGIEDAHGRARSGPKFAARTLDLDLLSWGDEIINTESLTLPRAEILEHDFVLLPLAEIAPESVHPVSGLTYRQLWQQFTGVHSIRREVSIGDVTQD, from the coding sequence GTGCCAGACGTATATCTAAGTATTGGAACCAACATTGATCGCGAGCAAAATATTTGCTCGGCGATGAGTGCGTTGCGCGAACACTGGCCGAGTGTGCTCTTTTCGCCCGTCTATGAGAGTGTTGCGGTGGGGTTTGCTGGCGAGGATTTTTTTAATCTTGCCGCAGTGTTCACTACCGAAGAGCCCCTCTACTACGTTCTAGATACGTTGCGGGGTATTGAAGATGCGCATGGGCGTGCCCGCAGCGGCCCAAAGTTCGCAGCTCGAACGTTGGATCTAGATTTGCTCAGTTGGGGCGATGAGATTATCAATACTGAGTCCCTCACTTTGCCGCGCGCAGAGATACTAGAGCACGATTTCGTCCTCCTCCCGTTAGCGGAAATCGCGCCCGAATCGGTTCATCCGGTAAGTGGTCTAACTTATAGGCAGCTCTGGCAGCAATTTACTGGTGTCCATTCGATCCGCCGGGAGGTCTCTATTGGCGATGTGACTCAAGATTGA